A genome region from Arachis duranensis cultivar V14167 chromosome 6, aradu.V14167.gnm2.J7QH, whole genome shotgun sequence includes the following:
- the LOC107492849 gene encoding uncharacterized protein LOC107492849 — protein sequence MSNQSWQLLNPETVLSIPLKKTDPVELYLPLRKLVASKYSESDAEKVESVLETLNKCRRDMVERRGDLSLPMQRDCLIHYFKCLCMVESLFTSLSSDADADADADADPIIFVWYDAFNPEHEEGVFSQRNGIQLEKAAVVFNLGAICSQIAASYDRTTALGRHLAMEAFKVAANFFFQLWKVFAKDVVSATLDLTPLLAQFLHALFSAQASELELQPQLLNDARYALHQSVHLLYARAVTLIHNVLRAAKLKHVYCFDRTWATHLSEKEGFFGNSSMHSWNLAQAEAPQRESSIPEQPDAECVAEILVRGICRRSIPNLQQIYVDLILSEYNPFKLMKDGKLVAYPWDMPPRYPTDSAILSSLMSSLLSGILALLPLKKSEPLNLYESLRNYFVLKYSESVAKRVEGPLEMLHKLRNQMLRDDLSLPLRRDCLIRYFKCLCMIEPFFPMNASPNPPVFVWYNAINPQQDSSQHNIHLEKASVLFNLVALCTHIALSCDLTTIQGCRLAMEALNEALNWVSPLPGESKKASGTIDLSEQYTSKIKNEIVGLKHKFPHPQSDVSSLPEYPASTNDPSSDVTEQFLLGYCKAHSLLQEVCEAACLDLLSAVSPVKIKDGNLVANATLEAALENMSLQETSDGYMYIAGGVTEPTTN from the exons ATGAGCAACCAGTCTTGGCAGTTGTTGAACCCGGAAACGGTGCTGTCAATTCCACTGAAGAAGACTGATCCGGTGGAGCTGTACCTGCCGTTACGCAAGTTGGTAGCCTCAAAATACTCGGAGAGCGATGCAGAAAAAGTTGAAAGCGTTCTGGAAACCCTAAACAAATGCCGCAGGGACATGGTGGAGCGTAGAGGGGATCTCTCCCTTCCCATGCAACGTGACTGCCTCATCCACTACTTCAAATGCCTTTGCATGGTTGAGTCACTCTTCACCTCTCTCTCCTCCGACGCCGACGCCGACGCCGATGCCGATGCCGATCCCATCATCTTTGTCTGGTACGACGCCTTCAACCCTGAGCATGAGGAAGGGGTCTTCTCACAGCGCAACGGCATCCAATTGGAGAAGGCCGCTGTTGTCTTCAACCTTGGAGCCATCTGCAGCCAGATTGCTGCCTCTTACGACCGTACCACCGCCCTTGGCCGTCACCTTGCAATGGAAGCCTTCAAAGTTGCCGCCAATTTCTTCTTCCAACTCTGGAAGGTTTTTGCCAAGGACGTGGTCTCCGCCACCCTCGATTTGACTCCCCTCTTAGCGCAGTTTCTGCACGCCCTCTTCTCCGCTCAGGCTTCCGAGCTCGAATTACAGCCACAACTCCTCAACGACGCCCGTTACGCTCTCCATCAATCG GTTCATTTGCTTTATGCTAGAGCAGTTACACTGATACATAATGTTTTGAGAGCGGCTAAACTGAAACATGTCTACTGTTTTGACCGAACCTGGGCAACTCATCTTTCCGAGAAGGAGGGATTCTTTGGTAACTCATCGATGCATTCTTGGAATCTGGCTCAGGCAGAGGCTCCTCAGAGGGAATCATCCATCCCAGAGCAACCTGATGCAGAATGTGTCGCTGAGATATTAGTTAGAGGGATTTGCAGGCGCTCGATACCCAATCTACAACAAATATACGTTGACCTCATCCTCTCAGAGTACAATCCTTTCAAGCTTATGAAGGATGGAAAGCTGGTGGCTTACCCATGGGACATGCCTCCTCGTTATCCAACAGATTCGGCAATCCTGTCGTCTTTGATGTCTTCGCTGTTGTCAGGTATTCTTGCATTGCTTCCTTTGAAGAAGAGTGAGCCCTTGAATCTCTATGAGTCCCTGCGCAATTACTTTGTCCTCAAATACTCTGAGAGCGTGGCAAAGAGAGTAGAAGGCCCTCTCGAAATGCTACACAAATTGCGCAATCAGATGCTGCGTGATGACCTTTCGCTACCCCTTCGCCGTGACTGTCTCATCCGTTATTTCAAATGCCTTTGCATGATTGAGCCTTTCTTCCCTATGAATGCCTCACCCAACCCACCTGTCTTTGTTTGGTACAATGCCATCAACCCGCAACAGGACTCTTCTCAGCATAACATCCATTTGGAGAAGGCCTCTGTTCTCTTCAACCTGGTAGCTCTCTGCACCCACATTGCTCTCTCCTGCGATCTCACCACCATCCAAGGCTGTCGCCTTGCCATGGAGGCCTTAAATGAAGCTTTAAATTGGGTCTCTCCACTGCCGGGTGAGTCTAAGAAGGCATCTGGCACGATTGACCTGTCAGAACAATACACCAGTAAGATAAAAAatgagattgtcggcttgaaacaCAAGTTTCCTCATCCCCAATCCGATGTATCATCATTACCTGAATATCCT GCTTCAACTAATGATCCGTCGAGTGATGTCACTGAACAATTTCTTTTAGGGTATTGTAAGGCTCACTCCCTGCTTCAAGAGGTATGTGAAGCAGCATGCTTGGACCTTCTCTCTGCG